Part of the Paenibacillus kyungheensis genome, TTGATTATGTTGCCCATAGTGGACAAACGTTGCTTCATAGCGATGCTCGTTCTGGAATCGGACTAGCGGCGTATTCGTATATTACAGAACATCAACCTAAATCTGTATTATGTATGCCGTTATACAATCAGAACAAATTGATTGCTATTATTTATCTGGAAAATAATTTGATGACCGGTGCATTTACCAATGAGCGTCTAAAAATGATTAATTTATTATCCAGAGATATGGTCTATTCTATAGAAAATGCTAGTCTTTATGCCAATATGGAGAGCCTGGTGGCAGAACGCACAGAAGAATTGGCAATCAAAAATGAAGAACTAAGTAAATACTTTAACATTGTAGATAAAAATGTAATTATCGTTCAAACGAATCTGCTGGGCGAAATTACGATGGTCAGCGAAGAATTCTGCCTTATGACCGGGTATGCACGCGAAGAATTAATCGGTACCAAGCACCATTTCTTATATTCTAAAGATCGTCGCGAAGGTTCTTATGATATCTTTGTGATGAATGAAGAAAATACATGGAATGGCGAATTGATTCAACCGAAAAAAGATAAAAGTCTGTTATGGTTAGCTATGATTATCGAGCCTATTTTGAATCATAATCAGATTATCGGGTATACGTTTATCGGTCATAATATTACAGACAAAAAGAAAATTGAACGTATCTCGATTATAGATGATCTAACAGGTTTGTATAATCGTCGCCACTTTAACGATCGTATTGTGCACAAAATTTTAAAAGCAGCTAAAGAGCAAAAAGGGCTTGCTTTTATGTTGTTAGATATCGATCATTACAAAAAGTACAACGATACGTATGGTCATTATGAAGGTGACCATGTATTACGAATGATCGGTTCTACACTAACAGCTCAGATGCGCAAAAGAACAGATATGGCTTTTCGTCTGGGCGGGGAAGAATTTGCTATTTTGCATATTAGTACAGGCATTGAAGAAGCTCATGAATTTGCTGAATCATTGCGTGCTTGTATCGAAGAATTGCGTATTCCTCATAATCAAAATGACGCTAGCCCGTACATTACTGTTTCTGTAGGTCTGGCGGTTGTGACCGCGGTAGACGATGAACTGACTGAAGAAAAGATTTATCGACTGGCAGATGAAGCGTTATATCGTTCCAAAACCAAAGGCAGAAACTGCGTTACAATCAACGTTTTATAAAGCAAAAGAAATCAATGTGAAGATATCCAAATCACGTTGATTTCTTTTTTTATAACCAGAATGATGTTTTATTCCCTGGGATTGGGTAATTGTAAGAGTGATTGTATGGTGGGTTATTTCTTATTTTGAACCGAACTTTTATAAATTTACACAAAGAGACTTGAAATTATCGCTCAAGTTGAGTATCATAAAGTTGGTTGTTAGCACTGAAAGGTGTCGAGTGCTAATTACATAAATAACAACCATCACATGAAACAAATCAATATATTATTTTAAGGAGGCTATTTTTCATGATCAAACCTTTAGGTGAACGTGTATTGGTAGAAGCGATCGAACAGGAACAAACAACTTCATTTGGTATTGTCCTTCCAGACTCTGCTAAAGAAAAGCCGCAAGAAGGCAAAATTATTGCTGTAGGTAGCGGTCAATTAAAAGATGGAGTGCGTATTCCTTTGGAAGTAAAAGAAGGCGATCGTGTCCTTTTCTCCAAATATGCTGGAACAGAGATTAAATTCGAAGGTAAAGAATATTTGATTATGAAAGAAAGCGATATTCACGCTATTCTATCTTAATACCAACGAATATACATTTACACAGTCGGTATACGCCGGTCTGTCATTATAATGATTTTAAAATATCAAGGAGGTAACTATTCTTATGGCTAAAGAAATTAAATTCAGTGAAGATGCTCGTCGCGCAATGCTTCGTGGTGTAGATGCTCTTGCAAATGCGGTAAAAGTTACATTGGGACCTAAAGGACGTAACGTTGTTCTTGAGAAGAAATTCGGTAGCCCGTTGATCACAAATGATGGTGTAACAATTGCAAAAGAAATCGAACTAGAAGATGCTTTCGAAAACATGGGAGCTCAATTAGTAAAAGAAGTTGCTACTAAAACGAACGATGTTGCTGGTGATGGTACAACAACAGCTACTGTTTTGGCTCAAGCGATGATTCGTGAAGGTCTTAAAAACGTAACTGCTGGTGCTAACCCTATGGTTATCCGTAAAGGGATTGAAAAAGCTGTTCGTGCTGCTGTTCAAGAATTGCAAAGCATTTCTAGACATGTGGAAGACAAACAGTCTATCGCTCAAGTAGCATCTATTTCTGCGGCTGACGAAGAAGTAGGTCAATTGATCGCTGAAGCTATGGAAAAAGTAGGTAAAGACGGTGTTATCACTGTTGAAGAATCTCGTGGATTCGCTACTGAACTTGAAGTCGTAGAAGGTATGCAATTCGACCGTGGATATCTTTCTCCATACATGATTACAGATACAGATAAAATGGAAGCTGTTCTAGAAAATCCATATATCTTGATCACAGACAAAAAAATCACAAACACACAAGAAATCTTGCCATTGCTTGAAAAAGTAGTACAACAAAGCAAACCATTGGTATTGGTTGCTGAAGATATCGAAGGCGAAGCATTGGCTATGCTCGT contains:
- the groES gene encoding co-chaperone GroES, which produces MIKPLGERVLVEAIEQEQTTSFGIVLPDSAKEKPQEGKIIAVGSGQLKDGVRIPLEVKEGDRVLFSKYAGTEIKFEGKEYLIMKESDIHAILS